One part of the Coffea eugenioides isolate CCC68of chromosome 10, Ceug_1.0, whole genome shotgun sequence genome encodes these proteins:
- the LOC113750228 gene encoding uncharacterized protein LOC113750228, whose product MSRCFPYPPPGYILSKAGNEALIESIKLQKEWEKTKADRKKEKKREKKEKKKAEEQKARQTKASQFDHDACGGESWENVKGGFLQKERKDDSEQLERSGITEEHEQPVCSQHPSYSSDSTQNSNKRKRHDSPLNGTRVQGNILRIRLPSQKHIQHDSKDRDELLCSSSGRTDIPAEHKDARADPDKSCSTSLGSDLVLHGLPLRSDQGLARGNSCQQPDVTSQEIVHTDSGSKRHRKLKRAVKRYTDLIENWTPPSRLSEHTEIDDEGWLFGSKHAEKQPEKKVRSSSDISCSSSWLLWPRACYLHDADIYALPYTVPF is encoded by the exons CTCCAGAAGGAGTGGGAAAAGACAAAGGCAGAtaggaagaaagagaagaagagggaaaagaaggagaaaaagaaagcagAGGAACAAAAAGCAAGGCAAACCAAGGCAAGTCAATTTGATCATGATGCTTGTGGAGGTGAAAGTTGGGAAAATGTCAAAGGCGGGTTTCtccagaaagaaagaaaagatgatTCTGAGCAATTGGAAAGGAGCGGTATCACAGAAGAACACGAGCAGCCAGTCTGTTCACAACACCCGAGCTATTCATCCGATAGCACTCAGAATAGCAACAAGCGCAAGAGGCATGACTCCCCTTTGAATGGAACCCGTGTTCAAG GCAACATTTTGAGGATTCGATTACCCTCTCAAAAGCACATTCAACATGATTCTAAAGATCGTGATGAACTGCTGTGCTCCTCTTCTGGAAGGACTGATATTCCTGCTGAACATAAAGACGCAAGAGCTGATCCAGATAAATCATGCTCTACTTCACTGGGAAGTGACTTGGTTCTTCATGGCCTTCCTCTTAGATCCGATCAAGGGTTGGCTCGGGGGAATTCTTGCCAGCAACCTGATGTCACGTCTCAGGAAATTGTACACACTGATTCTGGCTCCAAAAGACATAGGAAATTGAAACGGGCTGTTAAACGGTACACGGATTTGATAGAGAATTGGACCCCTCCTAGCCGACTTAGTGAGCATACTGAAATTGATGATGAGGGGTGGTTGTTTGGAAGTAAGCATGCAGAAAAACAGCCAGAGAAGAAGGTTAGAAGCAGCAGCGATATTTCCTGTTCCAGCAGCTGGTTGTTGTGGCCCAGGGCTTGCTACTTGCACGATGCAGATATATACGCCTTGCCGTATACGGTTCCCTTTTGA